A section of the Nitrospinaceae bacterium genome encodes:
- the secF gene encoding protein-export membrane protein SecF encodes MEIFKRPTEIDFMGKRGTALIFSVVLILAGLISVVMHGGLKFGIDFSGGTLIQLQFKTPPDIDNIRDGLKTIGLGDSTIQEFGSKQDILIRVQRSEEKLEEVGSQVKNSLKDKFNLEDITVERVEMVGPKVGRDLREKAVLSILYSLVGIVIYISWRFEFQYAIAAIIALVHDVLVTMGAFSVADKEFTLVIVAAFLTIIGYSLNDTIVIFDRIRENMRRRGKTPLLELINVSINQTLSRTLLTSGTTLLVVMALFFLGGAIIHDFSFALMIGVFIGTYSSVFIASVFLVYWETKFKAHKKA; translated from the coding sequence ATGGAAATCTTCAAGCGACCCACTGAAATCGATTTCATGGGCAAAAGGGGCACCGCTCTCATTTTTTCTGTCGTTCTGATTCTTGCGGGATTGATTTCCGTGGTCATGCATGGCGGATTGAAATTCGGCATCGATTTTTCCGGCGGAACCCTGATTCAATTGCAGTTTAAAACTCCCCCCGATATCGATAATATCCGCGACGGACTCAAGACCATTGGTTTGGGCGATAGCACCATTCAGGAGTTCGGGTCGAAACAGGATATTCTGATCCGGGTGCAACGGTCCGAGGAAAAGCTGGAAGAGGTTGGGTCGCAGGTGAAAAACAGTCTGAAGGACAAATTCAACCTCGAGGACATCACTGTGGAACGGGTCGAGATGGTGGGACCCAAGGTGGGGCGTGACCTGCGGGAAAAGGCGGTCCTCTCCATCCTATATTCCCTTGTAGGGATTGTCATTTATATTTCCTGGCGTTTTGAGTTTCAATACGCCATCGCCGCCATCATCGCTCTGGTACACGACGTGCTGGTCACGATGGGCGCATTTTCGGTGGCCGACAAGGAATTCACCCTGGTGATCGTAGCGGCTTTTCTGACCATCATCGGGTATTCCCTCAACGACACGATCGTTATTTTTGACCGCATCCGTGAAAATATGCGGCGCAGGGGGAAAACGCCTCTCCTTGAATTGATTAACGTCAGTATCAACCAGACGCTCAGCCGTACCCTGCTGACTTCCGGGACGACGTTGCTGGTGGTGATGGCCCTGTTTTTTCTGGGCGGCGCCATCATCCATGATTTCTCATTTGCTTTGATGATAGGAGTTTTCATCGGAACGTATTCTTCCGTTTTTATTGCCAGCGTGTTTTTGGTCTATTGGGAGACGAAATTCAAGGCCCATAAAAAGGCCTGA
- the yajC gene encoding preprotein translocase subunit YajC — MLDLVFAMAPPPEGGEGGGGGFLALLPPMIMMFAIFYFILIRPQQKKQKETQRMLDDLKEGDQVVTLSGIHGSVKKIKDDVVMLQIADNVKIKINRTSIAALKSEGK; from the coding sequence ATGCTTGATCTAGTGTTTGCAATGGCGCCTCCGCCGGAAGGTGGCGAAGGAGGAGGGGGAGGATTTTTGGCGTTGTTGCCGCCGATGATCATGATGTTTGCCATCTTCTATTTTATCCTGATCCGGCCCCAACAGAAAAAACAGAAAGAAACTCAAAGAATGCTGGACGACCTGAAGGAAGGCGATCAGGTTGTGACCTTAAGCGGCATTCACGGTTCGGTAAAAAAAATTAAAGACGATGTCGTCATGCTTCAAATTGCCGATAACGTGAAGATCAAAATCAACCGGACTTCCATCGCCGCCCTTAAAAGCGAGGGAAAGTGA
- the secD gene encoding protein translocase subunit SecD, translating to MYKDLKWKIPLILAIILGAVWLAYPLKEKIALGLDLQGGMHLVLEVQVEKAVEASLERMADDLKRDADNEDIEIDKVTSDLEDYRVTVRMVDTVDQPQVEKIMEAYPFLIKKGSSADGLHLNFQLTEEQAQRIRKNAVNQGLETIRNRVDQFGVSEPTIQAQGENRILVQLPGIKDPQRAINLIGKTARLEFKLVDEGRSVEAAIQGNVPEEDEILYQRVENKETKEVTQEPYLLKKRAVLTGETLTSAEVRYDQDYNEPYVAITFDRVGATIFQQVTRENIKKRLAIVLDNNVYSAPVIQDEIAGGRAQITGRFTTEEARDLAIILRAGALPAPVVILENRTVGPSLGKDSIEKGVSSIIYGGVLVIIFIVIYYRLSGMVAVTALFLNLVMLVGALAYFGAALTLPGIAGIILTVGMAIDANVLVFERIREELRNGKTVRAAIEAGFAKAFRTIVDANITTFIAAVVLFQFGTGPIKGFAITLCIGIAASMFTAVFVSHSIFDSVMSRKKITRLSI from the coding sequence ATGTATAAAGACCTCAAGTGGAAGATTCCTCTGATTCTAGCGATAATCCTGGGAGCTGTTTGGCTGGCTTACCCTTTAAAAGAAAAGATTGCGCTGGGACTGGATCTGCAGGGAGGGATGCATTTGGTGCTGGAAGTTCAGGTCGAGAAGGCGGTGGAAGCCAGTCTGGAGAGGATGGCGGACGACCTCAAGCGCGATGCCGATAACGAAGACATCGAAATCGATAAAGTCACTTCCGATCTTGAGGATTACCGGGTCACGGTTCGCATGGTCGATACGGTGGATCAGCCGCAGGTGGAAAAGATCATGGAGGCTTATCCTTTCCTTATCAAAAAAGGAAGTTCCGCCGATGGTCTGCATCTCAATTTTCAGTTGACCGAGGAGCAGGCTCAGAGAATCCGCAAAAATGCCGTCAACCAGGGGTTGGAAACCATTCGCAACCGGGTGGATCAATTCGGGGTTTCCGAACCCACCATTCAAGCCCAGGGGGAAAACCGCATTCTGGTTCAACTGCCAGGAATTAAAGATCCGCAACGGGCCATAAACCTGATCGGTAAAACCGCCCGCCTTGAGTTCAAACTGGTGGACGAGGGCCGAAGCGTCGAAGCGGCGATTCAGGGCAATGTTCCCGAAGAAGATGAAATCCTTTACCAGCGTGTAGAAAATAAAGAGACAAAAGAGGTCACGCAGGAACCCTATCTGCTAAAAAAACGCGCCGTATTGACCGGCGAGACCCTGACCAGCGCTGAGGTCCGTTACGACCAGGATTATAACGAGCCCTACGTCGCCATCACCTTTGACCGGGTGGGCGCGACGATCTTTCAGCAGGTCACACGGGAAAATATCAAGAAACGGCTGGCCATCGTGCTGGATAACAACGTGTATTCCGCGCCGGTCATTCAGGATGAAATTGCCGGTGGGCGGGCCCAGATCACCGGGCGTTTCACGACAGAGGAAGCGCGCGATCTGGCGATCATACTGCGCGCGGGAGCCCTTCCGGCTCCGGTGGTGATCCTTGAAAACCGCACCGTCGGGCCGTCTCTCGGAAAAGATTCGATTGAAAAAGGGGTCAGCTCCATTATTTATGGCGGCGTTCTGGTGATCATCTTCATCGTTATTTATTACCGTCTGTCAGGTATGGTGGCGGTGACCGCCCTGTTTCTAAATCTCGTCATGCTGGTGGGTGCCTTGGCTTATTTTGGCGCGGCGCTCACTCTGCCGGGAATCGCGGGGATCATTTTGACCGTGGGTATGGCCATCGACGCCAATGTACTGGTCTTTGAGCGCATCCGCGAGGAATTGCGGAATGGAAAAACCGTCCGCGCCGCCATTGAAGCCGGGTTTGCCAAAGCCTTCAGGACCATCGTGGATGCCAATATAACCACATTCATTGCCGCCGTTGTTTTGTTCCAGTTCGGCACCGGGCCGATCAAGGGATTTGCGATTACACTTTGTATTGGCATCGCGGCGAGTATGTTTACAGCGGTTTTCGTCAGTCACTCCATTTTTGACAGCGTGATGAGCCGGAAAAAAATAACCCGTTTGAGCATTTGA